In a single window of the Elaeis guineensis isolate ETL-2024a chromosome 6, EG11, whole genome shotgun sequence genome:
- the LOC105046655 gene encoding uncharacterized protein, which translates to MRKLCPNFDREDGLDTVLEVPIPEEMFAGTGTGTGGAKWQNMRNWLKAQAFDKATDAPTELTGRNAELQLLLNVVGSPLIPCPLPNDLTFGRSIRDCSIQASTAKYIIQQYIAATGGQAALMSVSSMYAVGKVKMSASEFHVGDETVKAQAKGNGEVGGYVLWQKSPDLWYFELIMGGSKMSAGSDGKVAWRQSASEQSHASRGPPRPLRRTLQGLDPKSTANLFSEAVCIGEKIINGEECFILKLEANPATLKARSAATFEIIHHTIWGYFSQRTGLLMQLEDSHLLRMKSGRRGESIFWETSMESVIEDYRYVNGINIAHAGKTGVTLFRYGEGSVNHKRKMEEIWTIEEVDFNLWGLSMEVFLPPADLKREQDNDDNHAG; encoded by the exons ATGAGAAAGCTCTGTCCCAACTTCGATCGCGAGGATGGCCTCGATACCGTGCTCGAGGTGCCCATCCCCGAGGAGATGTTCGCCGGCACCGGCACCGGCACCGGCGGCGCCAAGTGGCAGAACATGAGGAACTGGCTCAAGGCTCAGGCCTTCGACAAGGCCACCGACGCCCCGACCGAGCTCACCGGCCGCAATGCCGAGCTGCAGCTCCTTCTCAATGTCGTTGGCTCCCCACTCATCCCCTGCCCCCTCCCCAATGACCTCACATTCGGCCGCTCCATCCGCGACTGCTCCATT CAAGCATCGACGGCCAAATACATCATCCAACAATACATTGCGGCGACGGGAGGGCAGGCGGCATTGATGTCGGTGAGCAGCATGTACGCGGTGGGGAAGGTGAAGATGAGCGCGTCGGAGTTCCACGTCGGCGACGAGACCGTGAAAGCACAAGCCAAAGGGAATGGCGAGGTCGGAGGGTATGTTTTGTGGCAAAAGAGCCCTGATCTCTGGTACTTCGAGCTCATTATGGGTGGCAGCAAGATGAGCGCTGGGAGCGATGGAAAGGTGGCATGGAGGCAGTCAGCTTCAGAACAATCTCATGCCTCCAGAGGCCCTCCACGACCATTGCGTCGAACACTACAG GGCCTAGACCCCAAGTCCACCGCCAACCTCTTCTCCGAAGCTGTGTGCATCGGCGAGAAGATCATCAACGGCGAGGAGTGCTTCATCCTGAAGCTAGAAGCAAACCCTGCAACTCTCAAAGCCCGCAGCGCCGCCACCTTCGAAATCATCCACCACACCATCTGGGGCTACTTCAGCCAGCGCACCGGCCTCCTCATGCAGCTCGAGGACTCCCACCTCCTCCGCATGAAGTCCGGCCGGCGCGGGGAGAGCATCTTCTGGGAGACCAGCATGGAGTCGGTGATCGAGGACTACCGCTACGTCAATGGCATCAACATTGCACACGCCGGCAAGACCGGCGTCACCCTGTTCCGGTACGGGGAGGGGTCGGTGAATCACAAGAGGAAAATGGAGGAGATTTGGACCATTGAGGAAGTGGACTTCAACCTATGGGGTCTGTCGATGGAGGTCTTCCTGCCACCGGCCGACCTCAAGAGAGAGCAAGACAATGACGACAACCACGCCGGATGA
- the LOC105046654 gene encoding ATP synthase subunit gamma, mitochondrial isoform X1, with translation MAMTALRREGRRFLLSPIPPNPSTAARSTMLSESTAYEMRWFLIVSLGDDLISGEVPKSNIHRKNHGRSRRSFVFVCSFFVNAGNMMLYCRDLSLLGIRSISTQVVRNRMKSVKNIQKITKAMKMVAASKLRAVQLRTENSRGLWQPFTALLGDTPSVDVKKNVIVTITSDKGLCGGINSTSVKISKSLYKLTSGPEKETKYVLLGEKGKVQMVRDSKNSIEMTITEVQKNPVNYTQVSVLADDILKNVEYDALRIIFNKFHSVVSFIPTISTILSPEVVERESESGGKLGDLDSYEIEGGETKAEVLQNLAEFQFSCVLYNAVLENACSELGARMSAMDSSSRNAGEMLDRLTLTYNRTRQASITTELIEIISGASALTG, from the exons ATGGCGATGACGGCTCTGAGAAGAGAGGGGAGGCGCTTCCTTCTCTCTCCCATCCCACCCAATCCTTCTACTGCCGCTCGATCCACGATGCTTTCGGA ATCTACTGCTTACGAGATGAGATGGTTCTTGATTGTTTCACTTGGTGATGACTTGATTAGTGGAGAAGTTCCCAAATCAAATATTCATAGAAAGAATCACGGAAGGAGTAGGAGATCATTTGTTTTTGTTTGTTCTTTTTTCGTAAACGCTGG TAACATGATGCTGTATTGCAGAGACTTGAGCCTGTTAGGCATTCGATCCATTTCAACTCAAGTAG TCAGAAACCGGATGAAAAGTGTGAAGAATATTCAAAAGATTACAAAGGCAATGAAAATGGTTGCAGCATCAAAGCTACGGGCCGTTCAGTTGAGAACTGAAAATTCTCGTGGGCTGTGGCAGCCTTTTACTGCACTTCTTGGGGATACCCCGA GTGTTGATGTGAAGAAGAATGTCATTGTGACTATCACCTCTGACAAAGGTCTTTGTGGGGGCATCAATTCTACATCGGTCAAAATCAGCAAGTCTCTTTACAAATTGACTTCTG GTCCCGAAAAAGAAACAAAGTATGTTTTATTGGGAGAAAAAGGGAAGGTTCAAATGGTGCGTGACTCAAAGAACAGCATTGAGATGACCATAACTGAGGTGCAGAAGAATCCAGTAAATTATACTCAG GTTTCTGTTCTTGCTGATGATATTCTAAAGAATGTTGAATATGACGCTTTGAGGATCATTTTTAACAAGTTCCATTCTGTCGTCTCATTTATTCCAACAATTTCAACCATACTATCTCCGGAG GTAGTGGAGAGAGAGTCAGAATCAGGTGGTAAACTCGGTGATTTGGACTCATATGAAATAGAAGGTGGTGAAACGAAAGCTGAAGTGCTTCAGAATCTTGCAGAGTTCCAGTTCTCTTGT GTTCTGTACAATGCTGTCCTGGAAAATGCATGCAGTGAATTGGGAGCAAGAATGTCGGCCATGGATAGCTCCAGCAGGAATGCTGGTGAAATGCTTGACCGCCTCACCCTCACTTATaacag GACCCGTCAAGCATCAATTACTACAGAGCTCATCGAGATCATATCAGGAGCATCAGCTCTCACTGGCTAG
- the LOC105046654 gene encoding ATP synthase subunit gamma, mitochondrial isoform X2: MAMTALRREGRRFLLSPIPPNPSTAARSTMLSDNMMLYCRDLSLLGIRSISTQVVRNRMKSVKNIQKITKAMKMVAASKLRAVQLRTENSRGLWQPFTALLGDTPSVDVKKNVIVTITSDKGLCGGINSTSVKISKSLYKLTSGPEKETKYVLLGEKGKVQMVRDSKNSIEMTITEVQKNPVNYTQVSVLADDILKNVEYDALRIIFNKFHSVVSFIPTISTILSPEVVERESESGGKLGDLDSYEIEGGETKAEVLQNLAEFQFSCVLYNAVLENACSELGARMSAMDSSSRNAGEMLDRLTLTYNRTRQASITTELIEIISGASALTG; the protein is encoded by the exons ATGGCGATGACGGCTCTGAGAAGAGAGGGGAGGCGCTTCCTTCTCTCTCCCATCCCACCCAATCCTTCTACTGCCGCTCGATCCACGATGCTTTCGGA TAACATGATGCTGTATTGCAGAGACTTGAGCCTGTTAGGCATTCGATCCATTTCAACTCAAGTAG TCAGAAACCGGATGAAAAGTGTGAAGAATATTCAAAAGATTACAAAGGCAATGAAAATGGTTGCAGCATCAAAGCTACGGGCCGTTCAGTTGAGAACTGAAAATTCTCGTGGGCTGTGGCAGCCTTTTACTGCACTTCTTGGGGATACCCCGA GTGTTGATGTGAAGAAGAATGTCATTGTGACTATCACCTCTGACAAAGGTCTTTGTGGGGGCATCAATTCTACATCGGTCAAAATCAGCAAGTCTCTTTACAAATTGACTTCTG GTCCCGAAAAAGAAACAAAGTATGTTTTATTGGGAGAAAAAGGGAAGGTTCAAATGGTGCGTGACTCAAAGAACAGCATTGAGATGACCATAACTGAGGTGCAGAAGAATCCAGTAAATTATACTCAG GTTTCTGTTCTTGCTGATGATATTCTAAAGAATGTTGAATATGACGCTTTGAGGATCATTTTTAACAAGTTCCATTCTGTCGTCTCATTTATTCCAACAATTTCAACCATACTATCTCCGGAG GTAGTGGAGAGAGAGTCAGAATCAGGTGGTAAACTCGGTGATTTGGACTCATATGAAATAGAAGGTGGTGAAACGAAAGCTGAAGTGCTTCAGAATCTTGCAGAGTTCCAGTTCTCTTGT GTTCTGTACAATGCTGTCCTGGAAAATGCATGCAGTGAATTGGGAGCAAGAATGTCGGCCATGGATAGCTCCAGCAGGAATGCTGGTGAAATGCTTGACCGCCTCACCCTCACTTATaacag GACCCGTCAAGCATCAATTACTACAGAGCTCATCGAGATCATATCAGGAGCATCAGCTCTCACTGGCTAG
- the LOC105046653 gene encoding PLASMODESMATA CALLOSE-BINDING PROTEIN 2 isoform X2, which yields MATALVMVLMVVMIGGSDAAWCVCKSDQSSTALQKTLDYACGAGADCNPIQPKGACYNPNTVVAHCSYAVNSYYQRKGQAQHACDFSGAATLTTTDPSTSGCTYPASNGTGTTSGTTPSTFSPPSSTGTGGVLGGGIGPSGNSISTEGSDAGLPSKAWMGSLLLTITFSGMVLWMS from the exons ATGGCAACTGCACTGGTTATGGTGCTCATGGTGGTCATGATTGGTGGATCAG ATGCTGCTTGGTGTGTTTGCAAGTCTGATCAGAGTAGCACTGCTCTACAGAAGACATTGGACTATGCTTGTGGAGCTGGGGCTGACTGCAATCCTATTCAACCAAAGGGGGCTTGCTATAATCCCAATACAGTGGTTGCCCATTGCTCTTATGCGGTCAACAGCTACTACCAGAGAAAAGGGCAGGCTCAACATGCTTGTGACTTCTCAGGCGCTGCCACTCTCACTACAACTGACCCAA GTACCAGTGGTTGCACATACCCTGCAAGTAACGG CACAGGAACCACCTCAGGCACAACACCCAGCACCTTCAGCCCACCCAGTAGCACTGGGAcaggaggagtcttgggaggaggaataggaccctcTGGAAATAGCATTTCTACTGAAGGCAGTGATGCTGGCTTGCCCTCAAAGGCCTGGATGGGTTCTCTCCTCCTAACCATCACGTTCTCAGGCATGGTTTTGTGGATGAGTTGA
- the LOC105046654 gene encoding ATP synthase subunit gamma, mitochondrial isoform X3 has product MAMTALRREGRRFLLSPIPPNPSTAARSTMLSEDLSLLGIRSISTQVVRNRMKSVKNIQKITKAMKMVAASKLRAVQLRTENSRGLWQPFTALLGDTPSVDVKKNVIVTITSDKGLCGGINSTSVKISKSLYKLTSGPEKETKYVLLGEKGKVQMVRDSKNSIEMTITEVQKNPVNYTQVSVLADDILKNVEYDALRIIFNKFHSVVSFIPTISTILSPEVVERESESGGKLGDLDSYEIEGGETKAEVLQNLAEFQFSCVLYNAVLENACSELGARMSAMDSSSRNAGEMLDRLTLTYNRTRQASITTELIEIISGASALTG; this is encoded by the exons ATGGCGATGACGGCTCTGAGAAGAGAGGGGAGGCGCTTCCTTCTCTCTCCCATCCCACCCAATCCTTCTACTGCCGCTCGATCCACGATGCTTTCGGA AGACTTGAGCCTGTTAGGCATTCGATCCATTTCAACTCAAGTAG TCAGAAACCGGATGAAAAGTGTGAAGAATATTCAAAAGATTACAAAGGCAATGAAAATGGTTGCAGCATCAAAGCTACGGGCCGTTCAGTTGAGAACTGAAAATTCTCGTGGGCTGTGGCAGCCTTTTACTGCACTTCTTGGGGATACCCCGA GTGTTGATGTGAAGAAGAATGTCATTGTGACTATCACCTCTGACAAAGGTCTTTGTGGGGGCATCAATTCTACATCGGTCAAAATCAGCAAGTCTCTTTACAAATTGACTTCTG GTCCCGAAAAAGAAACAAAGTATGTTTTATTGGGAGAAAAAGGGAAGGTTCAAATGGTGCGTGACTCAAAGAACAGCATTGAGATGACCATAACTGAGGTGCAGAAGAATCCAGTAAATTATACTCAG GTTTCTGTTCTTGCTGATGATATTCTAAAGAATGTTGAATATGACGCTTTGAGGATCATTTTTAACAAGTTCCATTCTGTCGTCTCATTTATTCCAACAATTTCAACCATACTATCTCCGGAG GTAGTGGAGAGAGAGTCAGAATCAGGTGGTAAACTCGGTGATTTGGACTCATATGAAATAGAAGGTGGTGAAACGAAAGCTGAAGTGCTTCAGAATCTTGCAGAGTTCCAGTTCTCTTGT GTTCTGTACAATGCTGTCCTGGAAAATGCATGCAGTGAATTGGGAGCAAGAATGTCGGCCATGGATAGCTCCAGCAGGAATGCTGGTGAAATGCTTGACCGCCTCACCCTCACTTATaacag GACCCGTCAAGCATCAATTACTACAGAGCTCATCGAGATCATATCAGGAGCATCAGCTCTCACTGGCTAG
- the LOC105046653 gene encoding PLASMODESMATA CALLOSE-BINDING PROTEIN 2 isoform X1 has product MSREEAGTLCCLNPCICIFSREHIYAAWCVCKSDQSSTALQKTLDYACGAGADCNPIQPKGACYNPNTVVAHCSYAVNSYYQRKGQAQHACDFSGAATLTTTDPSTSGCTYPASNGTGTTSGTTPSTFSPPSSTGTGGVLGGGIGPSGNSISTEGSDAGLPSKAWMGSLLLTITFSGMVLWMS; this is encoded by the exons ATGTCCCG GGAGGAGGCAGGGACTCTATGTTGCTTAAATCCATGCATCTGCATTTTTTCCAGAGAACATATTT ATGCTGCTTGGTGTGTTTGCAAGTCTGATCAGAGTAGCACTGCTCTACAGAAGACATTGGACTATGCTTGTGGAGCTGGGGCTGACTGCAATCCTATTCAACCAAAGGGGGCTTGCTATAATCCCAATACAGTGGTTGCCCATTGCTCTTATGCGGTCAACAGCTACTACCAGAGAAAAGGGCAGGCTCAACATGCTTGTGACTTCTCAGGCGCTGCCACTCTCACTACAACTGACCCAA GTACCAGTGGTTGCACATACCCTGCAAGTAACGG CACAGGAACCACCTCAGGCACAACACCCAGCACCTTCAGCCCACCCAGTAGCACTGGGAcaggaggagtcttgggaggaggaataggaccctcTGGAAATAGCATTTCTACTGAAGGCAGTGATGCTGGCTTGCCCTCAAAGGCCTGGATGGGTTCTCTCCTCCTAACCATCACGTTCTCAGGCATGGTTTTGTGGATGAGTTGA